One Burkholderia pyrrocinia DNA segment encodes these proteins:
- a CDS encoding GlcG/HbpS family heme-binding protein codes for MDPLTAALPLAAARRTIEAALAHAASLQVAGVAIAVVDAGANLLAFVRTDDCFLGAIDLAQRKALTAVRFRASTGALGAMSGDGPLRGIEHSHGGLVTFGGGEPLVDDRGRCVGAIGVSGGSVDEDSAIARHCRDRFQATLHTTR; via the coding sequence ATGGATCCGCTCACCGCCGCGCTGCCGCTCGCAGCCGCCCGCCGCACGATTGAAGCAGCACTCGCGCATGCCGCGTCGCTGCAGGTCGCGGGCGTCGCCATCGCAGTCGTCGATGCCGGCGCGAACCTGCTCGCGTTCGTACGCACCGACGACTGTTTTCTCGGCGCGATCGATCTCGCGCAGCGCAAGGCGCTGACGGCGGTCCGCTTTCGCGCATCGACCGGCGCGCTCGGCGCGATGTCGGGCGACGGCCCGCTGCGCGGGATCGAGCACAGTCACGGCGGGCTCGTCACGTTCGGCGGCGGCGAACCGCTCGTCGACGACCGCGGCCGCTGCGTCGGCGCGATCGGCGTCTCGGGCGGCAGCGTCGACGAAGACAGCGCGATCGCCCGGCACTGCCGCGACCGCTTTCAGGCAACCCTCCACACCACAAGGTAA
- a CDS encoding LysR family transcriptional regulator, whose translation MGRRDPMAGLHVFMTVATAGNFTRAAAALGLTPAAVSLAIGQLEGELNVKLFNRSTRGVSLTEAGQRYWRQTEPAYRQVMQARDELKDARSEPSGLLRVTALPLARSFVIAPILAAFRERYPKVRLEIRYENELVDIAKDGFDAGIRLADRLQPGMIGVRIAPALSCALVASPGYLERYGAPVSIAELERHACIRFRFSESGRLHKWLLRDGRRDVDLDPDGVFVTNDADAVIDAALAGVGIAFAFMRERIEQDLRDGTLVEVLPGVCRTLPPMWLYYVNRKHVPAKLRAFIDVLRERAGSDVA comes from the coding sequence ATGGGCAGACGCGATCCGATGGCCGGGCTGCACGTGTTCATGACCGTCGCGACGGCCGGCAACTTCACGCGGGCCGCCGCCGCGCTCGGCCTGACGCCGGCTGCCGTCAGCCTCGCGATCGGGCAGCTCGAGGGCGAGCTGAACGTGAAGCTGTTCAACCGCAGTACGCGCGGCGTGAGCCTGACGGAAGCCGGGCAGCGCTACTGGCGGCAGACGGAGCCCGCGTACCGGCAGGTCATGCAGGCGCGCGACGAGCTGAAGGACGCGCGCAGCGAGCCGAGCGGGCTGCTGCGCGTGACCGCGCTGCCGCTGGCGCGTTCGTTCGTGATCGCGCCGATCCTCGCCGCGTTCCGCGAGCGCTATCCGAAAGTCCGGCTCGAGATCCGCTACGAGAACGAGCTGGTCGATATCGCGAAAGATGGGTTCGATGCGGGGATCCGCCTCGCCGACCGGCTGCAGCCGGGCATGATCGGCGTGCGGATCGCGCCCGCGCTGTCGTGTGCGCTCGTTGCGTCGCCCGGTTATCTCGAGCGGTATGGCGCGCCCGTGTCGATTGCGGAGCTCGAGCGTCATGCCTGTATCCGCTTCAGGTTTTCGGAGAGCGGGCGCCTGCACAAGTGGCTGCTGCGCGACGGGCGCCGCGACGTCGATCTCGACCCGGACGGCGTGTTCGTGACAAACGATGCCGACGCGGTGATCGATGCGGCGCTTGCCGGCGTCGGCATTGCGTTTGCGTTCATGCGCGAACGCATCGAGCAGGACCTGCGCGACGGTACGCTCGTCGAGGTGCTGCCGGGCGTGTGCCGGACGTTGCCGCCGATGTGGCTCTACTACGTGAATCGCAAGCACGTGCCGGCGAAGCTGCGCGCGTTCATCGACGTGCTGCGCGAGCGGGCCGGCTCAGACGTGGCGTAA
- the mprF gene encoding bifunctional lysylphosphatidylglycerol flippase/synthetase MprF — translation MSSRHPGSPGRAAAAIARVSALVRNERVLSPLLAFGIGLLLIVVFQHLSESVDYRSVIRQLRHMSAGEWGASLAATALSYLALVARDAVGLRYVAAKVPRAALWIGAIAGSALGNATGFGALTGGAVRARVYGVSGVTPAQIGRMTVFTSGTLALAMVLMTAVGMVCVPEALAAMLHVAPGVLTWSGAALLVVLAAMVVMCGNTARPVVTRFKWLSFDVPARRDLVAQVVYAVLDVVAAGLTLWVLLPAAPVGFPTFITVYAAALLLGMIGHTPGGIGVFEAAMVFTLGREVPAHAMVAALIAYRAIYFGVPLVLSAGLLAGFEGRALRRRLVTRQAVRVSQLAPVFLSLVTFAVGSMLVISSATPAFWHRIAILRHLVPLWVLEGSQVICSVLGVALLFVARGLLRRLDGAWWMTFALTLASLALSLAKGLAFVEAGVLGTLLVLLLVSRRRFNRHSSLLAERFTVSWFVSVTMVLMLAVWVLFFAFRDVPYTRELWSHFSFDARAPRALRATLAAGVFVAMFALWQLLRPAPGRFVKPAPQDLFDAERIIRAQECSDAGLALMGDKSFLFSESRQAFLMYAKYGRTWAALHDPVGPREEWPALIGKFIALAHAHSGRAAFYQVRANALPLYLDAGLTLMKLGEEAHIALDQFDLKGSHRSHLRYALRRGDKDALTVEVIAPCDVPVALPALRDISDGWLDSRDAREKSFSVAAFHDGYLATQSVMLVRQADKPIAFVTFMTTDLNTEATVGVMRHLPDASPYAMEYLFTQLALHLKEAGFRKLSLGIAPFSGMGAAKMPSPWHRLGLMVWRFGGRFYNFRGLRAFKSKFEPHWEPRYLAASGSVGVFVTLADLSLLAGGRRS, via the coding sequence ATGTCTTCCCGCCACCCTGGGTCGCCGGGCCGTGCCGCGGCGGCGATCGCCCGTGTCTCGGCGCTGGTTCGCAACGAGCGCGTGCTGTCGCCGCTGCTCGCGTTCGGCATCGGCCTGCTGCTGATCGTGGTTTTCCAGCACCTGTCGGAATCCGTCGACTACCGGTCGGTGATCCGCCAGTTGCGCCACATGTCCGCCGGCGAGTGGGGCGCGTCGCTGGCCGCGACGGCGCTCAGCTATCTCGCGCTCGTCGCCCGCGACGCGGTCGGCCTGCGCTATGTCGCCGCGAAGGTGCCGCGCGCCGCGCTGTGGATCGGCGCGATCGCCGGATCCGCGCTCGGCAACGCGACCGGCTTCGGCGCGCTGACGGGCGGTGCGGTCCGCGCGCGTGTGTACGGCGTGTCGGGCGTCACGCCCGCGCAGATCGGCCGGATGACGGTGTTCACGAGCGGCACGCTGGCGCTCGCGATGGTGCTGATGACGGCGGTCGGCATGGTCTGCGTGCCGGAGGCGCTCGCCGCGATGCTGCACGTCGCGCCCGGCGTGCTCACGTGGAGCGGCGCGGCGCTGCTCGTGGTGCTGGCCGCGATGGTCGTAATGTGCGGCAACACCGCGCGCCCGGTCGTCACGCGCTTCAAATGGCTGTCGTTCGACGTGCCGGCGCGGCGCGATCTCGTCGCGCAGGTCGTCTACGCGGTGCTCGACGTCGTCGCAGCGGGCCTGACGTTGTGGGTATTGCTGCCGGCCGCGCCGGTCGGCTTCCCGACCTTCATCACCGTCTACGCGGCCGCGCTGCTGCTCGGGATGATCGGCCATACGCCGGGCGGGATCGGCGTGTTCGAAGCCGCGATGGTCTTCACGCTCGGCCGCGAAGTGCCGGCACACGCGATGGTTGCCGCGCTGATCGCCTATCGCGCGATCTATTTCGGCGTGCCGCTCGTGCTGTCGGCCGGCCTGCTGGCCGGTTTCGAGGGCCGTGCGCTGCGGCGCCGGCTCGTGACGCGGCAGGCCGTGCGCGTGTCGCAGCTCGCACCGGTGTTCCTGAGCCTCGTGACGTTCGCGGTCGGCAGCATGCTGGTGATCTCGAGCGCGACGCCCGCGTTCTGGCACCGGATCGCGATCCTGCGCCACCTCGTGCCGCTGTGGGTGCTCGAAGGCTCGCAGGTGATCTGCAGCGTGCTCGGCGTCGCGCTGCTGTTCGTCGCGCGCGGGCTGCTGCGGCGCCTCGACGGCGCATGGTGGATGACCTTCGCCTTGACGCTCGCGAGCCTCGCGCTGTCGCTCGCCAAGGGCCTCGCGTTCGTCGAGGCCGGCGTGCTCGGCACGCTGCTCGTGCTGCTGCTCGTCAGCCGCCGCCGCTTCAACCGCCATTCGTCGCTGCTCGCCGAGCGCTTCACGGTGAGCTGGTTCGTGTCGGTGACGATGGTGCTGATGCTGGCGGTGTGGGTGCTGTTCTTCGCGTTCCGCGACGTGCCGTACACGCGCGAGCTGTGGTCGCATTTCTCGTTCGACGCGCGCGCACCGCGTGCGCTGCGCGCGACGCTCGCGGCCGGCGTGTTCGTCGCGATGTTCGCGCTGTGGCAACTGCTGCGCCCGGCGCCCGGCCGTTTCGTGAAACCCGCGCCGCAGGACCTGTTCGACGCCGAACGGATCATCCGCGCGCAGGAGTGCAGCGATGCGGGCCTCGCGCTGATGGGCGACAAGTCGTTCCTGTTCTCGGAATCGCGCCAGGCGTTCCTGATGTACGCGAAGTACGGCCGCACGTGGGCGGCGCTGCACGACCCGGTCGGGCCGCGCGAAGAATGGCCTGCGCTGATCGGCAAGTTCATTGCGCTCGCGCACGCGCACAGCGGCCGCGCGGCGTTCTACCAGGTGCGCGCGAACGCGCTGCCGCTGTATCTCGATGCGGGGCTCACGCTGATGAAGCTCGGCGAGGAAGCGCATATCGCGCTCGACCAGTTCGACCTGAAGGGCTCGCACCGCTCGCATCTGCGCTACGCGCTGCGCCGCGGCGACAAGGACGCGCTGACGGTCGAGGTGATCGCGCCGTGCGACGTGCCGGTCGCGCTGCCGGCGCTGCGCGACATCTCCGACGGCTGGCTCGACAGCCGCGATGCACGCGAGAAGAGCTTCTCGGTTGCCGCGTTCCACGACGGCTATCTGGCGACGCAATCGGTGATGCTCGTGCGGCAGGCCGACAAGCCGATCGCGTTTGTCACGTTCATGACGACCGACCTCAACACCGAGGCGACGGTCGGCGTGATGCGCCATCTGCCGGACGCATCGCCGTACGCGATGGAGTATCTGTTTACGCAGCTCGCGCTGCATCTGAAGGAAGCGGGCTTCCGCAAGCTGAGCCTGGGCATCGCGCCGTTCTCGGGGATGGGGGCGGCGAAGATGCCGTCGCCGTGGCACCGGCTCGGCCTGATGGTCTGGCGCTTCGGCGGCCGCTTCTACAACTTCCGCGGCTTGCGCGCTTTCAAGAGCAAGTTCGAACCGCACTGGGAGCCGCGTTACCTCGCGGCCTCGGGCTCGGTCGGCGTGTTCGTCACGCTTGCGGATCTGTCATTGCTGGCTGGAGGTCGGCGTTCATGA